DNA from Rosa rugosa chromosome 6, drRosRugo1.1, whole genome shotgun sequence:
tGTATTTTCATCTTCTAACTGGAAGGACATGgggaagaaatcgatttccttGCAAAGGGATAGGAAGGGGAAATTGTATTTACTACATGATGATCGGGAGATTCTAAGATTGATTTTGGCATCTGGTTATCTACGCgccatttaatttaattttatgGGGATAATTTTAGATATCATTCATGTTGGACAGAAGACACAATCTGGATTTGATATCTGGATGAGTTTGACCTGTATTCCTTTGATGTATATCTGCTGCATGTTCGAATGCATGCTTACAGATTGCACAATTTGCTGCCACTGATCACAATGTTActcttttgctaatcttccatTCCGGCTAGCTGCATTTATTTGCACCAGCAATCTACTGTATGTGGCCATTGTGGGGTCTTAAGCTTAAGGGTTTACCACTGCAGCAGAAGTTTACTTCTGTTTTGCCTTCCAAGTCATGAGAAACACATTTCAAGGAGGGAGGTTGTAGCTCCAGAACCCATTCCACAATACGTGGCTCCATTTACTCTACCAATGCTGTTGTTATCTTAAAAAACACAAATAGCTTCTCAGTTTGTATACATTCTATTGTGACTTATCTATGCACTTGTGTAAAACAATTTGACCATTTTATTCTTCGCAAAATAGTAACGTGAGGTAACAGCATGGACATCCCAGTTACTTCTTTTGCACGCCATATCAAAAAGAGAAGCGAGCTTTCCCCACTAAAGTTAACTTCACCTTAGAAAGAGTGCAACCATCCTCAAAAACAACCAAAACTACCCATCAGTCCCTCGCTCTCAAAGATTATGATGCAAAAAGTTATTCAAATTGGAAACCATTTAGCCAATTGGTTACCATTCCTCATTATAGGTCTAGGTTAATCTTAAGGAGAAGGCATGTAATTGTAATACATGTGTTTTCTCCCTCTGCTTAGTTTGCGAGTATTAGCAATGCCATCTATTATACAGATTAAGATTTTTTTAAAGTACTCGCTCAATTTTTCATGCTTCTGTATATTGTTTCTGCTATCCATCTGGAAGTATTAATAATGCTTTGCACCTGTCTTTCCTGCCTTTCACACACATTCTTGGCCAGGATCTTAAACTTTTGGTTCTTCCGTACAAAGTAACTATGTCTTTAATTTCAGGCAAAACCATCCAAGAAGCTATGGGTAGGTGGAATTAGCCCATCTGTGTCGAAGGAAGAATTAGAAGAAGAATTTCTCAAGTTTGGAAAATTGGAGGACTTCAAGTTCCTTAGAGACCGGAATACTGCATGTCTTGAATATTGTAGATTGGAGGATGCTTCTGAAGCAATGAGAAATATGAATGGGAAGCGATTGGGTGGTGACCAGATGCAGATACATGTGGATTTTCTTCGATCACAACCTTCGACCTCAAGAAGGGTAGGCTTATTATTTAGTGTCTAGCATGATTCGTAtttatatatatgattataATCATTTCTGTTACAATACTCATTACAGAAGCAGACATCCATCATGTGTtttgtagaaaaaaaaaagtagacaTCTTATCTTATGTTGAAAAATTGATAGGAGTATGTTATAGGTTGTCTGTCGAAGTGTTAACTGGTGCTGACACTAGGCTTAAGAGGCTTCTTCTTGTTTCTTAATTTTGTTGGGTGAAGACATATATGAAAATTATTTGAACTTATAAAAGAAAACCTTGCCTACTTTGAAGGATTGAGTGTATGTTTTGGAGTGGTTGTGCATTTTTGCGAAGGAACTTAACATTGATTTACTTCTTACGACTGGATTCACATGAACATAAGCGTGCTTATCTAGATAAAAGTTGAATGTCAAATGCAAATACACCATCTTTGCTGTTGAGAGACATAGAACTTGTGTCCTTTTCAACAAATCATTCTGTAAAGGGCATATTTCAATGTGAATTTGGAGGAGttgaatatatgtatatgcatGTTTTGCATGTGTATTGGAACAGCTCTATGTCAATGCTTCAGTTGCTTATAAGCTAATATATTGAGAATAGATAAATACTAatttcttttccatttcttATCAATTTGTAATGAGTTTGTCTTTCCCTTCCGTCATTTGAACAGGAACAGTTGCCTGACTACCGAGATGGACAGTTTCTTGGCAGAGGTATCATGGGGCCTGCTGCTGATTCTCATTCTGGTCATAAAAGAAAACAGGTGAATACTTCCTTAATAAGCTGCTGAAAGTGTGTTGTTTTCTACTAGATAAGCTTATACTATGTTTATTGTCTATGCTTGAAGCTTCTTCATGAGAATTATTTGTTAGGTGATTATGTGACAGACATCTTACCTGTAATCGTTGATGGTTTTTTGGTTACACTTTTGTGATAATTTCTCAAGATGTATTTGTATCAATTCATGTTGCAGCCTTATTCTCAAATTTCTGGCCAACCCAGTAGCTCAGTTCTGTGGGTTGGGTACCCTCCTTCTGTCCAAATTGACGAACAAATGCTCCACAATGCCATGATTTTGTTTGGTGAGATTGAGAGGATTAAAAGTTTTCCTTCAAGGCACTACTCATTTGTCGAATTCAGGAGCGTAGACGAAGCTCGGCGTGCCAAGGAGGGTTTGCAAGGCAGGCTTTTCAATGATCCTCGGATCACAATTATGTTTTCAACCAGTGATCTGCCACCAGCTGGCCCATACCAACCGGGAGGAGGCAAATGGTCTACTCCTAGACCtgatatgcatctatttaatgAACATTCAATGAGCAACTTAGGGCCTGGAGCTCTACCACAAAGTCCAAGTGGTAACTTTCTTGGACCAAATGACGTTCCAATGAGGCCTTTAGGTCCTCTGCCTCCTGGTAGATTTGATGATCTGCTTTATTATCAAGATGGCAGTTCCAAGAAGAGCCGCCTTAGTCCACCTGGTGTCAGGGGCATAGTTGGAGGTCCTAGGCCTCCTGATGATGATTACATCTGGCGTGGCATTATTGCCAAGGGTGGAACACCCATTTGTCGTGCTCGTTGTGTCCCTGTAGGCAAAGGGATAAGAATTGAGATGTGAGTACACagcctttttcctttttattatcGGTATCTCCTTCCTTTTGTCTGTTTTCCATTGTGTTATCTTGTTAGAGGTGACAGATAGCAtctttttttggtttgtttctgCTTAGTGCATGAGGCAAGCTAGCTATTACTTTCTCCACTACGCTTTGTATTAATTTATTACCTTCCCAAAACTTTCCTGCTGGCCCCATGATACAACTAGAAAAGCACTCAAGTAAGCAAATAACCTGATTTCTTTACTTGAGGTAGAGACATTACACATCCGCATTTTTGTTATCAGGTCCCTGTTTCCTGGTTATATGATTTTGAACTACTCAATCTTTTCTTGTGCTATGTTTTTTTGGTTTGGTATTCAACTTTGTCAAATTCAACTAGTTCTCACAATCTTTGTATTAGCATGATGAATAATCTTGTGTGTGCAAGCTGATCAGAGCATGTGTCAACTGTCAAGTATGGCTataatgtttttgttttctgttttgcagTCCTGATATTGTTAATTGTTCGGCTAGAACTGGATTGGATATGCTGACAAAACACTTTGCTGAGGCCATTGCATTCGACATTATGTTCTTCTTGCCAGACAGTGAAGATGATTTTGCTTCCTACACTGAATTCCTTCATTATCTAGGTGCGAAAAACCGTGCTGGTGTTGCAAAGTTTGATGATGGGATGACATTGTTTTTAGTACCTCCTTCAGACTTCTTGAAGACTGTTTTGAAAGTTGCCGGCCCTGAACGTCTGTATGGTGTGGTTCTCAAGTTTCCACAACAAGTTCCTAGTGCTGCTTCCATTCAGCAACCATCACATCTACCCATTGAATCTTCACAATATATAGATAAACAGCAGATTCCTCCTATACATGCTGAGTATACCATTCCATCGAAGGATGAACATGGTTTTCCTATGGAATATTATAACAGGGTTTCAAGTGAGGACTCAAAGCTTTCTTCAAAATCACTGTTTCCACCTACTAGCGATTCTTCTATGGTGCAGTCAGTAACCCAAGATTATTCCTCTAAATATAGTAATAGTGCTGCAGTATCACAGGCTGGAGTTCCATTATTAACACCTGAACTTATTGGCTCTCTGGCGACTTTACTGCCTGGAAATGCACAGCCGTCTTTGCCAGAAAGTTCGAAGCTATCGGCATGGGAAACAAGATCAGCAGTTAGGCCCTCATTTCCTGGATGGAAACAAGATCAACAAATTTCTGATCACACCGGTCATGCATTGCAACAGTTAGGTAGTCAGTTCAATCCACAAGAACAAAGTCTTCCACAGTACCAGCCTACTTATCCATCCGGTTCAAACACATCAAGTTACCACTCTGGTCCACTGGTGCTTGGTAGCACCCAAATGCCAGATTCTTCTTCTGTCAGTCTGCCTCTGCCGCAGGCTGCAAGTTCTTCTAGGCCCTTGAGTAATTTTATGGTACCTTCTCAAGGTGGACAGATAACTGGATCCTCGCTTCCCAGTCATCCAAATTATTTGGCTGAAGCTCTGCCTGTCAGTAGTTATATGACCTCTTCTGGTGGTAATTTGCAGTCTGATCAGACCTTTGTGCCATTAGGGGCTAATAAAGTTAAATCAGAATACCCAAATCAGATGCAGCAGCTTCATTCTGCAATTCTGGGTGCTGGTCAGAGTACCTCAGAGGGTGAGGCGGACAAAAATCATCGCTATCAGTCCACACTTCAATTCGCTGCTAACCTTCTTCTCCAATtacagcagcaacaacaacagcagcaaATGGGTGGTCAAGCGAGCAAAGGGTCTGGAAGTCAACAATGATACTCCGTATAGGTATTCCTCTATAACATATACTATTGAATGCATGAATGTGTTACTTGTATAGAAAAATACATATTTTGAAATTATGGTTAGTTGGCTAATCTATTACGGtgcttgtttcttttctttgtatgTTGTGCTCGTTTTTGCTTTGTGTTAAATATCATAGGCTTAGGGTTTAGCACAGTATATTTCCTAGGAGATCAAGCTATAGCATAGGCTTGCTGTTAGCATATGTGCCCAGTTATTTGTTTCTGTTTTGACTCTTGAAGGAATGTGTTTGTTCTTATGGTGATAAGAGTATGGTTGGTTAGCTAATCTTTTTGCTTGTTTCAATGACATATTAATGTGGTGGGAGTTTTGGTTGCATAGCATAGTCTTGCTGCAAGCGTCCCTGCTCAGCAATTTGATTGTGGAATCCTAGTTCTGGTTTCTTGCAATATTTTTTGATTATTTGAGTTTCTCCGAGAGTGTTTCTGTGAATTGTCTGTTCGTCTAGATATATGTATCTATCATTACTTTTAGAAACACTAGGTACAATTCAAATGTTATTTTGGTGGTTCTGGTATGGTTGAAGTAAATTAGTGCggcttttttatatattttcttggATGCATCTATCAACTGAAATATGATTTAAGTTCagattaaaaaaggaaaaaaagcaAAATGATTGAagtgttttgagttttgactctgttgttatgtaattaatctttGATGGATCGATCGTATGTGTTGTATCCTATTCTTTAACATTTTAGCTATAAGAGTTGATTGATCATTTTTGACTTGTAATCTTAATTGGCCGCTCGATCTGCTAAATAAAGAAAGCATCCCTTGTATTTCTTCCCACATCTTTTTTATATATCAGACCATGAATCTTTCTGCCTTTCCTCGTCAATCTATTTGTCCACCTGCAAAATatgagatttatttatttattttttggctgAGAGCAAAATATGAGATATACAACCACcctaaatttttcttttcttgctttGCATTTGATCTACAATAATGTAAGCATTTTGTGCTTTTATCCATAATATTATTTAAAGAAATTAGTTTCTGTTGACCACAATGTAAAAGTTGATATTGATAACCCGTACATATTAAAATACATACCAAACGATCTCTACTCGCTTATTCAATGAGCAGGTGATGTTTGTACTTTGAAGTGCACTAGTAGATAAACAATTTTGAGCCGCACCATTTTGGCAAATCAAAAGTAATTTTGACAATAGATAGATGAATTACGCtttaactcttttttttattttttatttttataactaATTAATGGGTACTTGGACTAAATTTTGGAGCGCCCctttgcttttcagaaaatgGACGGACTTCCGCGCTcagtagtatcaccaaaaggaTCATTGCTTGCAATCAAGCAATGCGATCCATGCTCCTGCGGTAGGCTCGAGGAGGGACCTCTTTACCTGCGAGAAAATCAACCATTTTCCCTTCGGAATCTGCGTGTATAACAAgctcttagttttttttttttacgagaAAATCAACCATTTTCCCTTCGGAATCTGCGTGTATAACagcttagtttttttttacGAGTGCCCGTTATGTTCACATCCCCTGTCTCATAATCGAAATGGCGTATTGTAGTGTAGATCTTTTCATTTTAAATTATAATGACAAAGTGAAATGTACATtgaaatttctttttcataggtTTTTTTTGGCCCCATTTATTTCTCCTTGCGTGCCAATTGGCTTTTtaatttagaaaagaaaaaaaaatcaatttagtcactcaactatgattCATTCGACACTTCTTTCAATCTATTTTAAAAAACTTTACTGTAGTTGCTCGATTTGTACTCTGTTATTCAATCTATTTTAAAAAACTTTACTGTAGTTGCTCGATTTGtactctgttattcactttactCAATTTGTACTCTGTTAAAGCAGCAGCCACTTGGAGCAAGAAATTAAATCTTGATAATTGGATGCTCATTTCTTTTCTGAGGCACGccaaaatcaaatcctcaatcCTACTCTGTAAGAGCCTTCTGATACTCATTAAGTTACATGAATACTTAAATGGGGCAAGCCAACACCATGTACCACACAAAGCAAGAACTGATGCACAAATaagaatcttcttcttcctcttctcccaGTCAGCAGTCTTTTTCTCAGACTACTGGTACCTATAGTTATGGCAGAACCTTTAACTTTAGTTTACACTGTTACTAGCTTTTGCTATAAAAGAAAATTACCTTGCCTGCAAGCATGACTCCCAACAAGATTACTTGCAAGCTTGGGTCCAAACACAATAACTCAGTGCCTTACCTACTTAACTGCATGTATACTCTGTATAGATAGTGGCACACGCATCCTACAAATTTCACACACAAGACTATGAACTACGTACACTGGAAATAGATATCACTGGTCCTCTTAGACTTAAAACCGTGGAACTCAAATCCAGTTACAGCTTCAACTCTTGAACCCTATCAATACCCATCGTAACTTATAACAGAAAATCAGGTAAAACAGAACTCAACTAGCACAAGACTCCAAACATTAATGCAAATATAATTTTCTTCTGAGTGTGTGCCACTTAATTACGACTTGAGAGCCCTGCTGTCCTCCCTGTGGTGGTGGCTCGCTCTGACTCTCACCAACGGCTGCACATCGAGGCTGTGAAGGTAGAGGCAGTCTGACCTGACAAGAATTTCCTGCTCCGGCAACGGCAGCGTCTAAAACTGGTATTGTTAGGATCATGGGAGCTTCCTCTTTCAATCTATGGTAATGGTTTTGGAAGATTCACACCGAATCATAGTCAACTTGAGGTGAACAGTTGATTCTGACCGATGTAGGCCGAGTTGGTTCCAactccaggtattaaagttgttcCACTTGGTATTATCTCCATTTTCGACAGTTGGattgttgtggttttgagtttagcCAGCCGCGGTGTGCCACTGCCTGTGGAGGCGCTTGGCAACGTTTTCGGCCATGTTAGGGGCAATTTCTGGttatatatatcttctactcatcgatacgagcatttgatatataata
Protein-coding regions in this window:
- the LOC133714332 gene encoding flowering time control protein FPA, encoding MAPAAAKPGKQGGGDEGRAASNNLWVGNIGRDVTDSDLYDLFSQYGALDGVTSYSTRSYAFVLFKRKEEAAAAKEALQGTPVRGQPIKIEFARPAKPSKKLWVGGISPSVSKEELEEEFLKFGKLEDFKFLRDRNTACLEYCRLEDASEAMRNMNGKRLGGDQMQIHVDFLRSQPSTSRREQLPDYRDGQFLGRGIMGPAADSHSGHKRKQPYSQISGQPSSSVLWVGYPPSVQIDEQMLHNAMILFGEIERIKSFPSRHYSFVEFRSVDEARRAKEGLQGRLFNDPRITIMFSTSDLPPAGPYQPGGGKWSTPRPDMHLFNEHSMSNLGPGALPQSPSGNFLGPNDVPMRPLGPLPPGRFDDLLYYQDGSSKKSRLSPPGVRGIVGGPRPPDDDYIWRGIIAKGGTPICRARCVPVGKGIRIEIPDIVNCSARTGLDMLTKHFAEAIAFDIMFFLPDSEDDFASYTEFLHYLGAKNRAGVAKFDDGMTLFLVPPSDFLKTVLKVAGPERLYGVVLKFPQQVPSAASIQQPSHLPIESSQYIDKQQIPPIHAEYTIPSKDEHGFPMEYYNRVSSEDSKLSSKSLFPPTSDSSMVQSVTQDYSSKYSNSAAVSQAGVPLLTPELIGSLATLLPGNAQPSLPESSKLSAWETRSAVRPSFPGWKQDQQISDHTGHALQQLGSQFNPQEQSLPQYQPTYPSGSNTSSYHSGPLVLGSTQMPDSSSVSLPLPQAASSSRPLSNFMVPSQGGQITGSSLPSHPNYLAEALPVSSYMTSSGGNLQSDQTFVPLGANKVKSEYPNQMQQLHSAILGAGQSTSEGEADKNHRYQSTLQFAANLLLQLQQQQQQQQMGGQASKGSGSQQ